Proteins from one Telopea speciosissima isolate NSW1024214 ecotype Mountain lineage chromosome 1, Tspe_v1, whole genome shotgun sequence genomic window:
- the LOC122649284 gene encoding uncharacterized protein LOC122649284, with product MAMDNTSLITSPSATVDTPTPSSIECSPQAAANQALMVTSRIVLMSLGHGLSDILKLSGENYTSWYEDLDVYLCLRDLDLCLREPKPTTLTPDSTQAEKIELEKWEAANRKCLKVIKHAIPPTLKDSIAVKDIAIEFLEAIRVKFESSKKAQSGDLMSKLTNAKFDGNGSTREHLLGLVSLGNKLRELEINFDDDFLVNIALNSLPE from the exons ATGGCTATGGACAATACATCTTTGATAACTTCTCCTTCTGCCACTGTGGATACCCCCACTCCTTCTAGCATAGAGTGCTCTCCTCAGGCTGCTGCTAATCAAGCTCTTATGGTTACTTCAAGAATAGTTCTG ATGTCTCTAGGTCATGGTTTATCGGACATTTTGAAACTTTCTGGTGAAAATTATACGAGTTGGTATGAGGATCTGGATGTGTATCTATGCCTTAGGGATCTAGATCTTTGTTTAAGAGAGCCCAAGCCTACAACACTCACTCCTGACAGTACTCAGGCAGAGAAAATAGAACTTGAGAAGTGGGAAGCTGCAAATAGAAAATGTCTGAAGGTCATCAAGCATGCTATCCCTCCGACCTTGAAGGATAGCATCGCAGTGAAAGATATTGCCATAGAATTTTTGGAAGCTATTAGAGTTAAATTTGAGTCTTCCAAGAAGGCTCAATCAGGTGACTTGATGAGCAAACTGACCAATGCAAAGTTTGATGGGAATGGTAGTACCAGGGAGCACCTTCTGGGACTTGTTTCTTTAGGAAACAAGCTAAGGGAGTTAGAGATTAACTTTGATGATGACTTCCTAGTTAATATTGCACTCAATTCACTCCCAGAGTAG